From Fusarium fujikuroi IMI 58289 draft genome, chromosome FFUJ_chr07, a single genomic window includes:
- a CDS encoding probable pyruvate dehydrogenase (lipoamide) alpha chain precursor has product MLSRALRLPSAVPMRTKLAAPAYTAIRSVTTDAASASLSHSVPKSDDEPFSVNLSDESFETYELDPPPYTLEVTKKELKDMYREMVITRQMEMAADRLYKEKKIRGFCHLSTGQEAVAVGIEHAITKEDDIITAYRCHGYALMRGATVRSIIGELLGRREGISYGKGGSMHMFAKSFYGGNGIVGAQVPVGAGLAFAHKYNGNKNASIILYGDGASNQGQVFEAFNMAKLWNLPALFGCENNKYGMGTAAARSSALTDYYKRGQYIPGLKVNGMDVLAVKAAVKYGKEWTAADKGPLVLEYVTYRYGGHSMSDPGTTYRTREEIQRMRSTNDPIAGLKQKILDWEITSEEELKKIDKEARAHVNEEVAAAEAMAAPEPKPEILFEDIYVRGSEPEYIRGRIPEENHYFQ; this is encoded by the exons ATGTTGTCTAGAGCTCTCCGTCTCCCCAGTGCTGTGCCTATGCGCACCAAGCTTGCCGCTCCCGCCTACACTGCCATTCGCTCTGTCACCACTGATGCTGCTTCGGCGTCCCTGAGCCACTCAGTCCCCAAG TCCGATGACGAGCCTTTCTCTGTTAACCTCAGCGATGAGAGCTTCGAGACCTACGAGCTGGACCCCCCTCCTTACACCCTGGAGGTGACCAAGAAGGAGTTGAAGGATATGTACCGTGAGATGGTCATCACCCG acagatggagatggcggCCGATCGTCTgtacaaggagaagaagattcgTGGTTTCTGCCACTTGTCTACCGGACAGGAGGCCGTTGCCGTTGGTATTGAGCatgccatcaccaaggaggacGATATTATCACCGCTTACCGATGCCACGGCTACGCCTTGATGCGCGGTGCTACCGTTCGATCCATCATTGGTGAGCTGCTTGGCCGACGTGAGGGTATTTCCTACGGCAAGGGTGGTTCCATGCACATGTTCGCCAAGAGCTTCTACGGCGGTAACGGTATCGTCGGTGCTCAGGTTCCCGTTGGTGCCGGCCTTGCCTTTGCTCACAAGTACAATGGCAACAAGAACGCCTCTATCATCCTCTACGGTGACGGTGCTAGCAACCAGGGCCAGGTCTTTGAGGCtttcaacatggccaagctCTGGAATCTCCCTGCCCTCTTTGGCTGCGAGA ACAACAAGTACGGTATGGGTACAGCTGCTGCTCGTTCTTCCGCTTTGACCGACTACTATAAGCGTGGACAGTACATCCCCggtctcaaggtcaacggtATGGATGTCCTTGCCGTCAAGGCCGCCGTCAAGTACGGCAAGGAGTGGACTGCTGCTGACAAGGGACCTCTTGTCCTCGAGTACGTCACCTACCGATATGGTGGTCACTCCATGTCTGATCCCGGTACCACCTACCGAACCCGTGAGGAGATTCAGCGCATGCGATCCACCAACGATCCTATTGCTGGACTCAAGCAGAAGATCCTAGACTGGGAGATCACaagtgaggaggagctcaagaagattgacAAGGAGGCTCGTGCCCACGTCAACGAGgaggttgctgctgctgaggccatgGCCGCGCCTGAGCCCAAGCCTGAGATTCTGTTTGAGGATATCTACGTTCGGGGATCCGAGCCCGAGTACATCCGTGGCCGTATTCCCGAGGAGAACCACTACTTCCAGTAG
- a CDS encoding related to archipelago beta form (F-box-WD40 repeat protein), whose product MAGYQRPMSFSERRGSALSDDLTLGTSTNPMVNHRLEKLPQQQRHLRGPPTPSMSTPAADFDQQLTGSPPPPPTPAASPGPSHFQPDWSDAADDEDFFLAKQLSFVHQFVSPLLKKDPFTSLPDELCLRVLSFIDDPKVLARASQVSKRWRDLLSDDMTWKNLCVKHDYGRRLSEVYTHAPNFSPRPSVQALHGLDADMTSSNSFPGTRPYSYTSGTRSFEGSNTSGRPRLRTYKSHFKQRYLVEAAWRSGGTSTTRNITQEGGVVTSLHLTPKYIIVALDNAKIHVFDTEGDSQRTLQGHVMGVWAMVPWDDTLVSGGCDRDVRVWNLKTGACLHTLRGHTSTVRCLKMADANTAISGSRDTTLRIWDIRTGLCKNVLVGHQSSVRCLEIKGDIVVSGSYDTFARVWSISEGRCLQTLQGHFSQIYAIAFDGKRVVTGSLDTNVRIWDPTSGECLAILQGHTSLVGQLQMRGDTLVTGGSDGSVRVWSLKEMCPIHRLAAHDNSVTSLQFDDTRVVSGGSDGRVKIWDLKTGHLVRELIAQGEAVWRVAFEDEKCVALALRHGRTVMEVWSFSPPEDMLYDRPLSLQQRVLEDDPNRPLSAMAIDYRTSQQTLVSSSRDASTHDVEMNDAGPSTAPLQGGTFFHDD is encoded by the exons ATGGCCGGCTACCAACGACCCATGAGTTTTTCCGAAAGACGAGGAAGCGCCCTCAGTGACGACTTGACCCTCGGCACATCGACGAACCCCATGGTTAACCACCGCTTGGAAAAGctgcctcagcagcaacGGCACCTGCGTGGACCTCCTACTCCCAGCATGTCTACACCCGCCGCGGACTTTGATCAACAACTCACTGGCTCACCTCCACCGCCTCCCACACCCGCTGCGTCTCCGGGACCTTCGCATTTCCAACCAGATTGGAGTGATgcggctgatgatgaggacttCTTTCTCGCCAAA CAATTGAGTTTCGTTCACCAATTTGTGAGCCCTTTATTGAAAAAGGACCCATTTACAAGTCTGCCAGACGAACTGTGTCTTCGG GTGTTATCTTTCATCGATGACCCAAAAGTTTTAGCACGAGCCTCGCAAGTTTCCAAACGATGGCGAGATCTCCTTAGCGACGACATGACATGGAAGAATCTTTGTGTCAAACACGACTACGGCCGCCGACTATCAGAGGTCTACACACACGCACCTAATTTCTCACCGAGACCATCAGTACAGGCTTTGCATGGACTCGATGCCGACATGACCAGCAGCAATAGTTTCCCAGGCACGCGCCCTTATTCCTACACCTCGGGGACCCGGTCGTTCGAGGGCTCGAATACCTCTGGTCGACCCAGGTTACGGACTTACAAGTCTCACTTCAAGCAGAGATATCTAGTTGAAGctgcttggcgatctggCGGTACTAGCACAACGCGGAATATTACCCAAGAGGGGGGCGTCGTCACGAGCCTGCATCTGACGCCCAAGTACATCATTGTGGCACTTGATAATGCCAAGATTCATGTGTTCGATACTGAGGGAGACTCGCAACGCACCCTGCAGGGACATGTTATGGGTGTCTGGGCCATGGTTCCTTGGGATGATACTCTGGTCAGTGGAGGCTGCGATCGCGATGTGAGAGTATGGAACCTTAAGACTGG TGCCTGTTTACACACCTTGCGAGGTCACACATCGACAGTGAGGTGCTTGAAAATGGCAGATGCAAATACGGCGATTTCTGGATCCCGGGATACAACCCTAAGAATCTGGGATATCCGAACCGGCCTTTGCAAAAATGTTCTTGTTGGTCACCAGTCCAGTGTTCGGTGTCTCGAGATCAAGGGAGACATTGTCGTATCCGGTAGCTATGATACTTTCGCTCGAGTCTGGAGCATTTCCGAGGGCCGTTGTCTTCAAACGTTACAGGGCCATTTTAGTCAAATTTATGCCATTGCGTTTGATGGTAAGCGAGTCGTGACGGGCAGTTTGGATACCAACGTGAGAATTTGGGATCCGACTTCTGG TGAGTGTCTGGCTATCCTCCAGGGTCACACGTCTCTCGTTGGACAGCTTCAGATGCGCGGTGACACCTTAGTTACCGGTGGATCAGATGGATCGGTCAGAGTTTGGTCACTGAAAGAAATGTGTCCGATCCACCGTCTCGCAGCTCACGACAACAGCGTCACCAGTCTGCAATTTGATGATACTCGAGTCGTGAGTGGTGGCAGTGATGGCCGAGTTAAGATCTGGGACCTCAAAACTGGACATCTCGTCCGTGAACTCATCGCGCAAGGTGAAGCTGTCTGGCGTGTTGCCTTCGAAGATGAGAAGTGTGTTGCTTTGGCCTTGAGACACGGCCGTACAGTCATGGAG GTGTGGTCGTTCTCACCACCCGAAGATATGCTCTATGACCGACCACTCTCGCTTCAACAGCGGGTACTGGAGGATGACCCGAATCGCCCACTGAGCGCCATGGCTATCGACTATCGCACTTCACAACAGACTTTGGTCAGTTCTAGCCGAGACGCTTCCACCCACGATGTCGAGATGAACGACGCTGGCCCTTCAACTGCCCCATTGCAGGGCGGTACGTTCTTTCATGACGACTGA
- a CDS encoding related to DNA ligase (ATP): MAPKQATLGYVKSGQSTIGKFFGAKGVPPQQTKLSFSSKPKKEEVKDEEEADVKVKPGSDSEKETKKRARSEDKPKPEPTPIKKEEIDDESDGPVTKRARRSRKRVEEDEDDEEETVKKEKHASPKKSNVASPPPKVKSPEMSKTTPKAKAAKEATPEENDDSDKEEASTASASDAELDDEADVEDKPEVAAKAREKVQTKFKSKTKDPYPDWKPGTPVPYAALCTTFSLVEMTTKRLIIMEHCALFLRQVMRLTPEDLLPTVLLMINKLAPDYAGIELGIGESLIMKAIGETTGRSLQVIKADQKEIGDLGLVAVKSRSTQRTMFKPKALTIRGVHQGLMNIATVTGNGAQGRKVDGIKKLLAAADANSTGKVDINKDKGGPSEAKFIIRFLEGKLRLGLAERTVLVSLAQAIVAHEADAKGKVPSTSDLEKGESILKTVYSELPSYDVIVPAMLEHGIMKLRENCKLRPGVPLKPMLAKPTKAITEVLDRFEGQTFTCEYKYDGERAQIHYVAKDAPQELSEASQGAAKEAAAGVASIFSRNSEDLSRKYPDILAKLHTWVKPDTKSFVLDCETVAWDVDEKKVLPFQQLMTRKKKDVKVEDVKVKVCVFAFDLLYLNGEAVVEKALRERRELLETAFNPVEGEFSFATHMNGQELDEIQVFLDESVKSSCEGLMVKMLDGTESGYEPSKRSRNWLKIKKDYLSGVGDSLDLVVLGAYYGKGKRTSVYGAFLLACYNPNSETYETVCNIGTGFSEQVLEDLHTQLSEITIDRPKPFYSHSSGGQHQPDVWFEPRYVWEVKTADLTLSPRYKAGAKEGVDPSGNKGISLRFPRFIRVRDDKKADAATTSRQVAEMYRKQESVTKNKGPSVDDDFEY, translated from the exons ATGGCACCAAAACAGGCGACACTCGGGTATGTCAAGTCCGGCCAGAGCACAATCGG GAAGTTCTTTGGGGCAAAAGGTGTGCCTCCTCAACAGACAAAGCTCTCCTTCAGCAGCAAGcccaaaaaagaagaagtgaaggacgaagaggaggcTGACGTGAAGGTCAAACCGGGCTCAGATTCTGAGAAAG AAACAAAGAAGCGAGCGAGATCAGAagacaagcccaagcccgAGCCTACACCCATTAAGAAAGAGGAAATCGATGACGAGAGCGATGGACCTGTCACTAAGCGAGCACGACGAAGTCGAAAGCGagttgaggaagacgaagatgatgaagaagaaactgtgaagaaagagaagcatGCATCCCCCAAGAAGTCAAATGTTGCAAGCCCACCCCCAAAAGTCAAGTCGCCCGAGATGTCAAAGACAACGCCCAAAGCCAAGGCGGCCAAAGAAGCCACTCCTGAGGAGAACGACGATTCCGACAAAGAAGAGGCATcgacagcttcagcttcagacGCCGAGCTTGACGACGAGGCAGATGTCGAAGATAAGCCTGAAGTTGCTGCCAAGGCTCGCGAGAAGGTCCAGACAAAGTTCAAGTCCAAGACGAAAGACCCCTATCCCGACTGGAAGCCCGGCACCCCTGTTCCGTATGCGGCCCTGTGTACAACCTTCTCTCTTGTGGAAATGACCACCAAAAGATTGATTATTATGGAGCATTGCGCTCTTTTCCTTCGCCAGGTCATGCGCCTGACCCCTGAAGATCTATTACCTACAGTCTTATTAATGATCAACAAATTAGCTCCTGACTACGCTGGTATCGAGCTGGGTATCGGCGAGTCGTTAATCATGAAGGCCATCGGCGAGACGACGGGACGAAGCCTCCAGGTGATTAAGGCTGATCAGAAAGAAATTGGCGATCTTGGATTGGTGGCTGTAAAGAGTCGATCAACTCAGCGTACTATGTTCAAGCCAAAGGCTTTGACTATCAGGGGTGTGCATCAAGGCCTAATGAACATTGCTACTGTCACTGGTAACGGTGCTCAGGGGCGCAAGGTGGATGgtatcaagaagcttcttgctGCAGCTGATGCTAACTCCACCGGTAAAGTCGATATTAATAAGGACAAGGGAGGTCCGAGTGAAGCCAAGTTTATCATTCGATTCCTGGAAGGAAAGTTGAGACTTGGTCTGGCTGAGAGAACcgttcttgtttctttggcACAAGCTATTGTTGCCCACGAAGCAGATGCCAAGGGTAAGGTCCCTAGCACCTCAGATCTTGAGAAAGGTGAATCAATTCTCAAGACTGTCTACAG TGAACTTCCGAGCTACGACGTGATTGTTCCTGCAATGCTAGAACACGGGATCATGAAGCTTAGGGAAAATTGCAAGCTCCGACCCGGCGTACCTTTGAAGCCTATGCTGGCCAAGCCGACGAAGGCCATTACTGAAGTACTCGATCGCTTTGAGGGACAAACCTTCACCTGTGAGTATAAGTATGATGGCGAAAGAGCACAGATCCATTATGTGGCCAAAGATGCGCCTCAAGAACTAAGCGAGGCGAGCCAAGGTGCCGCTaaggaggctgctgctggtgttgctaGCATCTTCTCCAGAAACTCCGAAGATCTCTCCCGGAAGTATCCCGATATCCTTGCCAAACTCCATACCTGGGTCAAGCCGGACACCAAGAGCTTTGTCCTGGATTGTGAGACAGTGGCCTGGgatgtcgatgagaagaaagtGTTACCCTTCCAGCAACTCATGAcacgcaagaagaaggatgtcaaggttgaggatgtaAAGGTCAAGGTTTGCGTATTTGCATTTGATCTGTTGTACCTCAATGGAGAAGCTGTTGTCGAGAAGGCGCTGCGTGAACGACGTGAGCTTCTCGAAACCGCGTTTAATCCTGTGGAAGGCGAGTTTTCCTTCGCTACCCACATGAACGGCCAAGAACTGGATGAGATCCAGGTTTTCCTTGACGAAAGTGTCAAGTCATCATGTGAGGGTCTGATGGTAAAAATGCTGGATGGAACTGAGAGTGGATATGAGCCCAGTAAGCGAAGTCGTAACTGGCTCAAG atcaagaaggattaTCTCTCAGGCGTTGGTGATTCCCTGgatcttgttgttttgggCGCATACTACGGCAAAGGCAAGCGTACATCTGTTTACGGTGCATTCCTTCTGGCCTGTTACAACCCCAACTCAGAGACATACGAAACTGTTTGCAATATTGGAACTGGCTTCTCAGAGCAGGTCTTGGAGGATCTCCATACCCAACTCTCTGAGATTACCATTGATAGGCCTAAGCCTTTTTACTCCCACTCTTCTGGCGGTCAACACCAACCTGATGTCTGGTTTGAGCCTCGGTATGTCTGGGAAGTCAAGACAGCCGATTTGACCCTCAGTCCACGTTACAAGGCCGGTGCTAAGGAAGGTGTCGACCCGTCAGGAAACAAGGGCATCAGTCTTCGGTTCCCTCGCTTCATCCGTGTGCGAGATGATAAGAAAGCTGATGCTGCCACGACAAGTCGCCAGGTTGCTGAAATGTATCGCAAACAGGAGAGCGTGACAAAGAACAAGGGCCCctctgttgatgatgactttgagTATTAG
- a CDS encoding related to chloride channel protein 3 produces MSGASQKDPYASASASASAASSSSHTPNSNSDDRDELDFLHDDASDDSGRGRSRDRDHVLGDDPLQNNLSAPMTFKRRQGPSLWSAPSRLLSAITGSRPHASSRGPSPAVYPSSNTPPRSETVVFNEASKDGVPHDWYVEGPGRRVGYEDLTAIDWIFEYTKERQRLRMLYSSASGVIGYVRRLIDASQVWIVLLLTGMLVGTVAAVINVTTDWLGDLKEGYCASGPEGGHFYLNKAFCCYGYDQGSKCDGWKTWGDALGVHSKGGKWFIEYLFFVSFAMLFAYVAALLVQEYAIYAKHSGIPEIKTVLGGFVIRRFLGLWTLIIKSLGLALAVASGMWLGKEGPLIHVACCCANVFTKLFRNINGNEARKREVLSAAAASGVSVAFGSPIGGVLFSLETLSYYFPDKTMWQSFVCAMTAAVVLQAFDPFRSGKLVLYQVHYSIGWHGFELLPYAILGVMGGIHGGLFIRINMAIARWKKSNRWIPSPIVQVLIVAFFTALINYPNFYMKVQTTELVSNLFSECSQVLDDPIGLCRTGAASARTIVLLVFASVLGFFLAAVTFGLQIPAGIILPSMAIGALTGRAVGIIMEIWVTNHPGFFLFGSCEPDIPCVTPGTYAIVGAAASLAGVTRLTVSIVVIMFELTGALTYVLPIMIAVMISKWVGDAFSRRGIYESWIHFNEYPFLDNSENNESIPDIPASQVMTRIEDLVVLTATGHTIASLTTILEMHPYRGFPVISDPREAILLGYISRAELAYNLSASTQAPRLLPPETEAFFSHQPMADPRTTLDLRPWMDQTPLTRASHTSLHLVATYFQKLGLRYLLFSDRGVLQGLLTKKDVWYVLNGAGETRRTMGLAPGGAGHETGVADRIADDNGGAYKGKNQCYKGIL; encoded by the exons ATGTCTGGAGCGTCTCAAAAAGACCCCTACGCTTCCGCTTCCGCCTCTGCTTCCGCcgcctcgtcctcgtcgcaTACTCCAAACTCCAATTCCGACGATCGCGATGAGCTCGATTTCCTTCATGACGACGCCAGCGATGACAGCGGCCGTGGTAGATCTCGCGACCGAGATCATGTGCTCGGCGACGATCCGCTTCAGAACAATCTAAGTGCGCCCATGACCTTTAAACGCAGACAGGGTCCCTCGCTCTGGTCTGCGCCCTCTCGACTTCTCTCCGCCATCACAGGTTCACGACCGCATGCCTCCTCGAGAGGCCCGTCTCCTGCTGTTTATCCAAGCTCTAATACTCCCCCGCGCTCTGAAACTGTCGTGTTCAACGAAGCTTCCAAGGATGGTGTGCCGCATGATTGGTATGTTGAGGGGCCAGGGCGTCGAGTCGGTTATGAGGATCTTACGGCCATCGATTGGATCTTCGAATACACAAAGGAGCGCCAGAGATTGCGCATGCTATACTCGAGTGCGTCTGGGGTTATAGGTTATGTGCGGCGCCTCATTGATGCCAGCCAAGTCTGGATCGTCCTGCTCTTGACGGGTATGCTTGTAGGCACTGTAGCTGCTGTCATCAACGTCACGACCGATTGGCTTGGGGATTTGAAGGAAGGATACTGCGCCAGTGGACCAGAAGGAGGCCatttttacctaaataaggCGTTCTGCTGTTATGGCTATGACCAAGGCTCCAAATGTGACGGTTGGAAGACTTGGGGCGACGCTCTGGGAGTCCATTCAAAAGGTGGCAAGTGGTTCATTGAGTAtctcttctttgtttctttcGCG ATGCTGTTTGCATATGTCGCAGCACTTCTCGTCCAAGAATATGCCATTTACGCAAAACACAGTGGTATTCCAGAAATCAAGACTGTCCTGGGGGGCTTCGTTATCCGACGGTTCCTTGGACTCTGGACACTCATTATCAAgtctcttggtctt GCTCTTGCTGTTGCATCAGGCATGTGGTTGGGTAAAGAAGGCCCCCTAATTCATGTTGCTTGCTGTTGCGCCAACGTATTTACGAAATTGTTCCGCAACATCAATGGCAATGAAG CTCGCAAACGTGAGGTCCTTTCGGCTGCTGCCGCCTCAGGTGTCTCAGTTGCCTTTGGTTCCCCCATCGGTGGTGTCTTATTCAGTCTCGAG ACTTTGTCCTACTACTTTCCAGACAAGACGATGTGGCAGAGCTTTGTCTGTGCCATGACTGCTGCAGTCGTTCTTCAGGCCTTTGACCCCTTTCGATCTGGCAAGCTTGTCTTGTATCAAGTCCACTACAGCATTGGATGGCATGGCTTTGAGCTGCTCCCCTACGCCATACTAGGCGTCATGGGT GGCATACATGGCGGTCTCTTCATAAGAATCAACATGGCTATTGCTCGCTGGAAGAAGTCGAACCGATGGATTCCAAGCCCTATCGTCCAGGTTCTCATCGTGGCCTTCTTCACAGCCCTCATCAACTATCCCAACTTCTACATGAAGGTGCAGACGACTGAGCTCGTCTCCAACCTCTTTTCAGAATGCTCGCAGGTTCTCGACGACCCCATCGGCCTCTGTAGAACAGGAGCTGCTTCGGCCAGGACCATTGTCCTCCTAGTCTTTGCATCTGTATTGggcttcttcctcgccgCTGTCACATTCGGTCTCCAAATTCCCGCCGGAATTATTCTCCCTTCCATGGCCATTGGTGCCTTAACAGGCCGCGCCGTAGGTATCATCATGGAGATTTGGGTTACCAATCACCCTGGATTCTTTTTATTCGGCTCATGCGAACCTGATATACCCTGCGTTACACCAGGTACATATGCCATCGTCGGCGCAGCAGCATCTCTTGCTGGAGTAACCCGCTTGACCGTCTCTATTGTCGTCATCATGTTCGAGCTCACGGGTGCCCTCACCTATGTTCTCCCCATCATGATCGCTGTCATGATATCAAAGTGGGTGGGCGATGCTTTCTCTCGTCGCGGTATCTATGAATCGTGGATTCACTTCAACGAGTATCCCTTTCTCGACAATAGTGAGAACAACGAATCTATTCCTGACatcccagcttctcaagtcaTGACTCGCATCGAGGATCTTGTAGTTCTTACTGCCACAGGTCACACCATCGCATCTCTCACCACTATCCTCGAGATGCACCCATACCGCGGTTTTCCTGTCATATCAGATCCCCGAGAAGCCATTCTTCTTGGATATATCTCTCGTGCCGAGCTGGCATACAATCTCTCAGCCTCGACGCAAGCACCTCGTTTGCTGCCCCCTGAGACTGAAGCCTTCTTTTCTCACCAGCCCATGGCAGATCCACGCACAACCCTGGATCTTCGCCCCTGGATGGACCAAACACCGCTCACCCGGGCTTCGCATACAAGTCTCCATCTTGTCGCTACATATTTCCAAAAGCTTGGCCTGAgatatcttctcttcagcgATCGCGGTGTTCTGCAGGGCTTGCTGACAAAGAAGGACGTCTGGTATGTCCTCAATGGTGCCGGAGAGACACGCCGCACCATGGGTCTGGCACCTGGCGGTGCTGGTCATGAGACTGGCGTGGCCGACAGGATAGCAGACGACAATGGTGGCG CATACAAGGGGAAGAACCAATGTTATAAAGGGATCCTGTAG